The genomic DNA TCAGGAATTGCACCAAAAGTGTCTACGCTGACTTCAATATGTTTGAGACCTTCAATTTTACCAGACAGGTTTTCTAACATTTCTTTCATTTTCAACCCATTTTCAGCCGCGGTACCGCCCGCGGCTTCATCCTTCAGTGTCCACATAACAATATGCTTAATCATTAAAATACTCCTGATTTTTAAAAAAAATAAACATCTAAACTGCAAAGAAGGCAGTAAAGAAAAGACCACTAGCCCCTATTATATCAATTCTTCTCATAGACAGAGAAGTTACGTTCTTAACTCTTCTACCAAGGAAACAAGAGCATCAACTTCTCCAGAAAGGTCTTTAGCACCTTCAGCAGCTCGCATACTACTTCTTGCGTTATCCTCAGTCATGGAATCAATTTCTCCAATACTGCGGTTAATCTCTTCTGAAGTTGCAGACTGCTCTTCTGCTGCTGTTGCAATAGACTGAACCTGTCCGGCCGCATTTCCAGCAAGCTCTACAATTTCTGCAAGAACTTCCCCTGAAGACCTAGAATGCCTAGTAGCCTCACTGATAGCCTTAACAGCTATCTGCATTCCTGAAATGTTCTGCTTAGCAAGAGACTGAATTAAAGCAATACTCTTTTCAACTTCGTCTGTAGCGCCGATGGTTTTCTCTGCAAGCTTACGAACTTCGTCAGCAACAACAGCAAACCCACGTCCAGCTTCACCAGCCCGCGCTGCTTCGATAGCCGCATTAAGTGCCAGCAGATTTGTCTGATCCGCAATGTCATTAATTACACCTATAACTTTACCGATATCAATAGACTGAGTGCTAAGCTTGCCCATCAATTCTTCGAGTTCATTGGTCTGTGTTTGAATTCTAACCATTGACTCGATCGTACCCAGAACAACCTGCTGCCCCTCAGTTGCTTTATCTTTTGTATCTTCAGTATCCTGATTGGTCTCTGTAGCATTTCGTGCAACTTCCAGAACTGTGGCATTCATTTCTTCCATTGCCGTCGCAGTTTCTGTAATACGCTGCTTCTGGAAATCACTACCAATCATGATCTGGTCTGTACTTTCTTCAACATTTTTAGAAATCTCAACAATATTTTTTAATACAGACTCCAACTTGTCTGCAGCCATATGCATACCTTCGCGCTTTGCACCTTCTGCCTGCATCCGCGCTTCATTCGCTTCCTCCGCTGCCAGTTTAGCAACGCGAGTCTGTTCTTCAGCCTCTGCACCTTTTATTTTAATATTCTCTAAATTAGAAGACAAGGTCACGACCATATCATTCAACGCATTTTGTAGGGTAGAAATTTCGTTCTTACCTTGCGGGTCAAGCTGTACTGTCAAATCACCGGAAGCAACTTTTGTTGCGGCATCGGTAGAATCCTGAAGAGGGCTGGTGATTGACCGGACCATAAAAATACATAGTGGAATAATCAAGAAAAGCAAAATAGCGCCAACGATCATAACAATCTTAATCGTTCCCGATTTAGCCGTGCTAATCATCGCACTGCTGATACGATCCGCTTCTACATCAATATTATCAATATATACGCCTGTTCCAATCCACATATCTGTGCCAGGTATCAAAAGAGCATAACCAAGTTTCGGCTGAATTCCCTTACCGGGCTTATCGTAAACGTAGGAAACAAATCCTCCGCCAGCGTTTGCTGCACGGTCGAGCTCCTGAACAAAATAAACGCCATTTTTATCTTTAGCCCCTTTTAAATCCTTACCTTGAAGCGATTTCTTGGGAGGCAAAGCTACATTGGTTGTCCCTTTATACACAAAGAAATATCCAGACTTATCATCTTCAAATCTAATTTTATCAACAGATTTTCTTATAAATTTAATTTTATTGTCCAGCCCAGGAACATCTTTCAAATCTTCGCCTAAAGAAAGAGCAATTGTTTTAGTGGCGACTTTAATTTTAGCTTTTTGATCTGCAAGCATAACCTTCTGAACTTGATTGACTCCATAATCGGCAATTTCTTGATTCTGCATCATAAACATAGAGCCACTTAAAAGCAGAAACAAAAACATTGTCACTAGAAGCAATATAAATCTGCCTCCAATAGATAAATTCTTGATCATAAGGTTCTCCCTTTCAAATAAAATTACAAATCATTTCAAATCCATAACAAACTAATAAAGAAATGTTCAAATCAACCTATAACCTAATTAATCGTCATGTTCAAAAAAAAGGATTAGTAATTGCCCAAAAAAGGCTTTCCCACCGGGCGAGCGAATGGAAAAGCCTTGATCATGCGGCAGAAGACCCGATACTATTCAGTTGCGAGGTGAAGGTGTCGGTTTTGGAGGCAATGTCTATTTATGCCGCTCCGTTGAAATTTGAACCCCCGACTGCCATGCTAAGCTGCAAGGCCAGCCGAGGGAATTAAAACTATTTTCTGCGCTCAGCTATAAGCTCTGCTACGTGTTTTACTTCAATATCAAGACCATTCTTATTTGCTCCACCGCGAAGCTGCATTACGCAACCGGGGCAGTCTGTAAGAAGAACTTCTGCACGGGTCTCTTCTACGTTGTGCATTTTCTTTGAAAGAAGCTGTTCTGATATTTTAGGAAATTTTACAGAGTAAGTTCCACCAAATCCACAGCAGACTTCTTCTTCAGCACATTCAATATATTCAAGCCCTGCTTTAACCATCAATTCGCGAGGAGCGGCTTTAACGTCCAGCCCTCTGCAAAGATGACAAGGAGCGTGATAGGTAACTTTATCACCTTTAGTCTGTCTGAAATCAGCCTCATAAATCCCGACAACATCATTCATAAATGAGCTGTAATCAATGACCTTATCTGCAAATTCCTGAACGCGAATGGCGTACTTAGGATCATGTCCGAGCATCTTAGGATAGTTATGTTTGAGATGTGATGCGCAGGATGCACACATGGTCAAAATATACTCGCAGTCTGAATTTTCAAATGCTTCCATGTTCTGGATGGCAACGTCACGCCCTGCGACCTTCTCACCCATCATCTGAAGCGGTAGTCCACAACAGGACTGATCCATCGGATATTCAAGTTCAACACCCTTGCCACGCATACTTTCAACGGTTGCGACAGACTGTTCTGGGTATACAAAATCCTGAACACAGCCGGAGAAAATCGCGACTTTATATTTAGGATTAGCTGTTTTTGCAGGCTTAACTTTTGCCCACATATCCCTGAATGGAACTTCTGCAACTACAGGTAGTGATCTGAAATCGTGATCCGGCGCAAAGATCATCGGTAGATGACGAAGGAAACCGTCATTTCCTGCTACAGGTTTCTGAGCATATTTTGCAATGCGCAGGAACTTATGGAACAGTTTGCGGTTTTTCATCATCTTTCCAAGAAGCGCGGATGATAGCGGATGCCCTTCCTCGTCCTGAATTCTGGCGTGAATCTCTTTAATCAATCCTGGGAGATCTATGCCGCCGGCGCAAATTTCTTTACAGGCCCCGCAGTTAATGCAGTTCTGTACAAGATTCTTAGCCTTATCAGTTCCGTGGAAGAAGTAAGTGAGAATGAGGCCGATAGCCCCTATATAGATATGGCCCATCTTGTGGCCGCCGACCATGCGATAAACAGGACAGACATTGGCACATGCTCCGCAGCGAACGCATTGTAGCACTTGAGCGAACACCGGGTCTTTAGCGAGAGCACGTCTTCCATTGTCCAAAAACACGAAGTGCACTTTCTTCCTGTCATCCTCAGCCACGGCACACTCGTTAGACCCGGTGATCCAGGTAACATAAGAAGTGATCGCCTGCCCTGTAGCATTACGAGGCAAGGCTCTGAGAACGCGTAAAGCGTCATGTAATTTTGGTGTGAGCTTATCAAGACCCATCAGAGCAACATGAACTCTTGGCAAAGTGGTAACGAGTCTAGCGTTACCTTCATTAGTTACGATACCGATGGTTCCAGTCTCCGCGATTGCGAAGTTACAACCAGAAACACCCATATCGGCTTCAGTAAATTTCTGGCGCAGTTCCCGACGAGCAACTTTAACAAGCTTCTGAATATCAGCATCCTGCTTTTTGCCAGTTGCATCGGTAAACGTATCGCTGACCTGATGACGGGAGAGATGAATAGCGGGCATAACCATATGGCTAGGACCTTCATGACGAAGCTGGATGATCCACTCACCTAGGTCAGTTTCGACAACTTCAAGGTTCTCAGCTTCTAAATGGTGATTTAGAAGAGTTTCCTCCGCAGTCATTGACTTAGACTTCACAATTTTTGTGCAGTTTTCGTCTTTTGCGATACGGGCAATGATTTCATTAGCTTCTTGCGCATCTGCAGCTAAGTGAACAACAGCGCCGTTCTTTTCTGCTTCTTCTTTGAACTGAGCGTAAAGCTCATCCATATTCGCAGTGGAACATGCTTTTGCTTCAGCAATATCTTTTATCAGTGCTTTATCATCAATTTCTTTGAAGGCATTTGCCCTGCTTGCACGATAGGCAATGGCAAAATTGTCCATTGCGGTCCGCAGAAAATCGTCACCTAAAGCTTCTCTGACCTGAGTTTTATACTCTTTAAAACTTTTAGCATCCTGCATTATTTGTCCTCCAAAAGAAGAATATGAAGTTCCAACGGTCCATGTACACCGATGGCAAGAACGCGCTCGATATCAGCAGTACGGCTTGGGCCAGTAATGAATGCGGTGTAATCGCAACTTCTCATGCATTCTTCCATGTAGGATTCAAGCGCATACGAATCTGCAACAATCTTGGATTTTGGTAGTACAGCAACGTGAACTTCGCTGATCATTGTTGCTATTCTGAGCTCTTCACTGCGGGAGTTAAGGACAATAGTTCCGGTTTCTGCAATGCCGTGATCGGCAAAAGTAAACCCGATATCGATGCCACCTAAGTGTTTGCGGAGTCCGTCTTTCAGAAGCTGAAATCCATTCTCTACGCACTGTTTCTCAAGGGCGGAAAATTGTTTTTTATTGAGAGCAGGAGCAGCAATTGTTTTACCAAATTTGGTTTCACAAAGTGCATCAGCTTTATCTGAGAGCGCTTCTTCACACCCTGAAACTAGCAATTTGCAAGCTTCTTTTTTACCGCAAAGATCAATTGTATACTGATAGGCTTCAGCTAACGACGAAACCTCTGACACTACGGCCGAGACGAGTTCGGCTTTTTCAGTGAAAAGTTTGACATTTTCGCTTTTGACTGTCATTTTTTCTCCACGATGTCGGGTAAAAATTACCCGTTAGTAAGCCCTAGAACAACGCGGCATCGACTTCCACTCGGTTGCAGCATATCAGTACTTCCACAGTCTGATCCAGGGTCTGTTTATTTTGGGTCGTTCCACTTAGGAGCGACCTAACTATCCATTTATCCGGGGCAGAGACTTCCACTCCCTGCCCCGAATTATCCTTAAGAGCTATCTACTAAAGTCCGAGAACAGCTACAGTATCATTAGCAATTTCAAGTTCTTCATTGGTCGCAATAACCAAGACTTTCACTGGGCTTTCGTCTGCACTGATTGCTGACGGAGTTCTGTCCCAATTCCAGTTTTTATCTTTATCCATTACGATACCGAAGTTTTCGAGATCTGCACAGGTTTTTGCTCTATATTCAGGATCGTTCTCTCCGATACCTGCAGTGAATATTACAGCATCAACTCTGCCGAGTTCAAAGAAATAAGAACCTATGAATTGGCGAACTCTATGTGTTGCCATTTCTAGGGCAAGAACTGCACGTTCGTCACCTTCTTCAATACGAGTGTGGATATCACGCAAATCGTTTGATCCGCAGATTCCTTTCAACCCGCTATCATGAGTGAGCATATGTTCAACTTCACTAACGCTCATTCCCTTTTTATCGCAAATAAATCCGATAATTGCAGGATCGATATCTCCGCAACGTGTACCCATTATGATTCCGCCAAGAGGAGTTAATCCCATTGAAGTGTCATAACATTTACCGTTTTTAATGGCGCAAAGAGAAGCTCCGTTACCAAGGTGAACCGTTACAAGATTGCACTCTTCCATCGGCTTACCAAGGTATTTTGCTGCTTCGCGGGCCACAAATTTGTGAGATGTTCCGTGAAAACCGTAACGTCTGATACCGAACTCTTCATAAAGTTCGTAAGGAACGCCGAATTGATATGCTTTCGGTTCCATTGTCTGGTGGAAGGATGTGTCGAAAACAGCAACCTGCCTGACACCTGGAAATAGTTCCATCGCAACTTCAATACCGATAACGTGACCTGGGTTGTGCAATGGAGCTAACGGGATAACATCTCTGATTCCCTGAAGAACATCTTCATCAATTTCGACAGGTGCATAGAAACGCTCGCCACCATGCACTATGCGGTGACCGATTCCAGAAATTTCAGAGTGGTCTTTGATAACTCCTTTTTCTGGATCAACCAAAAGCTTTACAACTTCATGCATCCCTTCTCTATGAGTCGGGAAAGGGCATTCCATTTTTTCTTTGTATTCGTTGGCACTGCCAATGAAACCTTTATGAGTAAGGCTACCCATATCATCACCAATGCGTTCAACTATGCCAGAGGCAAGAGCACAACCGTCTTTTGCATCAAGAAGCTGATACTTTATAGATGAGCTTCCTGCGTTTATTACTAATATTTTCATTTAAATAAGTCCCTTTTCTGCTTGAGCCTGAACTGCTGTTATGGCTACGGTGTTAACAATATCAGGAACAGTACAACCTCGGGAAAGGTCATTAACCGGCTTATTTAGACCCTGCAAAACAGGACCGATTGCAACCGACTGCTCAGCTGAACGCTGAACCGCTTTATAAGTATTGTTACCTGTATTCAGGTCGGGGAAAATGAATACTGTTGCACGCCCTGCGACTTCACTGTCCGGCAGCTTGGTTTTAGCAACAGAAGGATCTATTGCAGCGTCATACTGCAAAGGTCCCTCAATCAAAAGATCTGGATTGCGTTCTTTAGCTATACGCACAGCTTCCTTAACTTTTTCAACATCGGCGCCCTTACCGGACTGCCCTGTTGAATATGAGAGTAAAGCAACCCTAGGCTCGACACCAAAAATTTTCGCTGTTGCGGCCGAGCTGAGTGCAATCTCTGCAAGCTGTTCCGCATTAGGATTAGGATTAACGGCACAATCTCCAAAGACAAGAACGCGGTCTTTCAGGCACATCAAGAACACACTGGAAACAATGGACGCACCCGGCTTAGTTTTAATAAACTCAAAAGCAGGACGAATTGTCTGAGCTGTAGTAGTAACAGACCCTGAAACCATTCCATCAGCATCGCCCATGTAAACCATCATGGACCCGAAGTATGTTGGATCAAGCATTCTGTCTCTAGCATCAGACATACGGATGCCTTTATGCTCACGTAACTTAAAGTAAGTATTACAGTAGTCTTCGAATTGCGGAGAGGATTCAGGATCAAGTATCCTGACATCATGCATCTCGAGACCGAGCGATGAAATCTTAGCACCGACTTTATCAGCTTTACCAAGCAAAACAATATTAGCAACCCCGCGACGAGTAAGCATATCCGCTGCACGAAGAACTCTTTCAGCTGTTCCTTCAGGAAGAACGATGCACTGCTTATGTGCCTTTGCCTTCTGAACAAGCTTGTACTCAAACATTTTGGGAGTAACTTTAACAGACTTCGTTGAGATAAGGCGCTGTCTTAGCTCATTGGTATTAACGTGAGATTCAAAAGTTCCGAGAGCGGAAGCAGTTTTACGCTGATCATGTGGGTCAATTCGGCCATAAAGTTCGCTAAGAACCTGCGTGGTGCGATAAGTATTTGTATCTACGGACAGAATAGGAATAGGAACACCTGTCCACCCTTCGATCAACCTGTGCACACTTGAACTTGGCTGCAATCCGCCAGTAAGGAGAATTCCTGAAATGTCAGGGAAAGATGTAGATAGTCTGGAGGCAAGACTACTCAAAATAATATCTGAACGATCGCCGGGAGTAATAATCAGGCTTCCAGATTCAATATACTCAAGGAAGTTACCAATCCGCATAGCAGCAATAACGTAGTCGTCGACCAGTGTATCAAGTCTTCCATGACCATATAAAACGGAAGCAGCAAGCCAGTTACGCACGTCATTCATGCTTGGATTGCCGAGACTTTCATCTTCTTCAATTGCATATACAAGAAGATCCTGGGCACATCTGGCCTTACATTTAATACTTGAAAGAATCTCAGCCATCTCAGATTCAGGAGCAGTAATCCTATTAATTATAGCAGCAACCGTATCAACACCCTTATCTTCGAGAGCATCAATTACGAGCTGGGTGGATGCAATAATATCTTCGTTTGTTTTACCTCTGCCATTTGCAACAAGCAAAACAGGACAACCGAGGTTAGCCGCAATCTCAGCATTGATATCAAATTCAAAGTTCTGATCTTTACCCTGAAAATCGGTTCCCTCACAGAGAACAAAGTCGTACTTCTCTTCCAGCTGACTGTATTTATTAAGTATATTTTCAAGAAGAAGTGAATGCTTGCCGCCATTAATAAGTTCACGAGCTTCTTTTAAGGTGTATGCATAGGTATCTTCGTACTCAATACCAAGATTAAAGTAGCTCATTATGAGATTAATATCGTGATCGCGGGAACCAGTCTGGTTATCATTAATGATAGGTCTGAAAATTGCGACATGCTGTATGTCTCTGAGCAGTAGCTGCATAATGCCCAAGGCGATTGCAGATTTACCGCTCTTCTCTTCGGTGGCAGTGATATATAAATTATTTGACACTGGAAATCTCCTGTGTGGCGCGTGGACGGTTGGACATCTGGTTTCCGGATCAGACATAAGAACACGCTGTTCGGCCTAAAAGGCAACGGGCGGAAGTAACATAACTTTCCTACTACCCGATAAAAACCAACCGCTCCCATAAAAACGCTTTTTTGCAAACTAGTCCAGACTGTAGTTACAATCTGGACTAGAATTTACTATTTTTCTATAGAATCAGCATAAATCTCAAGTACGTGCTGTACTTCAATTCCACCGCCGGACTGTGAAAGCATATCACCAAGCTGCATCATACATGCAGGACATGAGGTGGTAACGACTTCCGCTCCAACAGCTCTAACGTTATCAGCTTTGCGTTCGCCGATACTCTTTGACAGATCGTAATGGTATAAGTTGAAACTACCTCCGCAGCCACAGCAACGGTTAGCTTCATTCATTTCCTTGAATTCATATTTATCATTTTTCTTAAGTAGTGCGCGAGGCTGAGCAGTAACGCCAAGAGACTTAGCAAGGTGACAAGGATCATGATATGTCACGACCTTACCGCCCTCTTTAGACTTAGCAGGAACACTGATGCCCACAACATCTATCAAGAACTGAGTAATATCCATTGTCTTGTCAGCAAGATCCGATACTTTCTCTATGAAAATAGGATCTTCATCTTCGATCATTTTGATCCATGTTTCTTTGATGGTAGCTGTACAAGTAGCACAAGGAGTTACTAGGTAATCAAAATTACCATCCTCAAATGCTTTAATGTTCTGCTTCATCAAAACAATAAATGAATCTTGATCCCCGGATGCAAGAGTAGGAATACCGCAGCAGGCTTGCCCTTTAGGCAGGAAGATTCCTACACCATGGTGCTCAAGCACTTTTATAGCTGCATGCCCGACATGCGGGAACATTTTATCTACAACACAACCCGGGAAGAACGCGACCTTAAGACCACTGATTCCACGAGGTGAATCGAGACTAGGGTAATCTTTCCTGAAAGGCTTTTTAGTGAGCGGCATGAAGTGGCGTTCACCAAGAAGCGGATTAAGCATTGCACAACTTGCTGTTCCGGCAGACTTGTCAGCTACGCTGGCAAATGGTCCCTGAAACTTAGCACTGACATCTGTTAGTAAGTTGAACAACTTAGGACGGGTCAAAAGACCTTTAAAAATAAGTTTCTTAGTCGCGGATAATCCCTTGTACTCGGTAACGATAACACGAGCTTTAATGAAAATATCCATAATCTTAACGCCGCTAGGACAGTTAGCTTCGCAAGAGCCGCAGAGTAAACATCTATTCAGTTTTTCGTTTACCTGATCGGCATCTTTGATCATCTCATGTGCAAGTTTCTCAAGAAGAGCAATCTTGCCACGAGTAACATCTGCTTCCTGCATGGTTTCAGCAAAGACAGGACAAACAGCCTGACACATACCGCACTTCATACAGGCGACCATCTGGTCGTCCAGAGCCATAAGTTTTTCAGCTAATTTTTTAACATCAGACATTTAGCTAGCCTCGATGATTTTGCCGGGATTAAGAATTCCCTTTGGATCAATAGCTTTCTTCATTCTGAGGGAGTAGTCGAGAGTGGCCTGATTAGTTTCCTTTATCATCCACTTGGACTTAGCCATTCCGATTCCATGTTCACCGGAAAGAGTTCCTTTAAGAGAAAGAGCTACATCGAAAATTTCGTTAACAGCTTCTTCTACGCGGTGGAATTCCTGCTTATCTCTGTTGTCACAAAGAATAGTAGGATGGAGGTTACCATCACCAGCGTGACCGAATGTTCCGATGGAAAGTTTGTACTTATCAGCAATCTTATTAAGTCCGCGGATCATTGCAGGAATCTGGCTGCGTGGAACAGTTGCATCTTCAAGAACTGTTGTAGGCCGTGCGCGGGCAAGAGCCGGAAGCGCATTACGACGAGCAAACCATAGAGCTTCACGTTCTTCAGCTGTTTCCGCAGCTTTAACAGATGTAGCACCAATTTTATTACAAATATCTACAATTTTCTGAGCATCGTCAGCAACTTCAGCAGGGTGACCATCAACTTCGATCAAGAGAATAGCCTGAGCTTCAGTTGGAAGACCCGCTTTGGTGAATGCTTCAACATATTTAATTGTTACATGATCAAGTAGTTCAAGAGTACATGGAACAATGTGGTTAGCAATAATTGCCGCCACTGTTTCAGATGCTTTATCGATGTTATCGAAAACAGCCATCATAGCTTTCTGAGCTTTAGGAGGCGGAACAAGCTTGAAAATAATGTTGCTGAAAACTCCGAGAGTTCCTTCGGAAGCAACCATGAGCCCAGCAAGATTGTAGCCTGTTACACATTTTACTGTGCGTGAACCGGACTTGATGAGGTCGCCGTTAACATCAAAGAAATCCATTCCCATAACGTAATCTTTAGTAACGCCGTACTTAAGGCCGCGAAGACCGCCAGCATTTTCAGCTACGTTACCACCAAGAGTGGAAACAGCCTGACTACCTGGATCTGGAGGATAGAAAAGACCGCGTTTTGCAACTTCTGCTGCGAACTGTGCTGTTACAACACCTGGTTCTACAACTGCGTAGAGATCTTCTTCATTAATCTCGATAATTTTATTAAGGCCATTGGTCAGAACAACAATTCCACCAGGATGTGGAATGGTTCCGCCAGAAAGATTTGTTCCTGCTCCGCGAACGGTTAAAGGCAGGCCGTGCTGATTACAAAGTTTGGTAATAGGACCAAGTTGTTCAGTATTATTAGGCTTAACTACGAAAGCAGGCAGTGCAGGATCGAGAACTGCTGAGTCGTAGGAGTAAGCATGACGGTCAGACTCACTCGACAACACACCACCGGAACCAACTATTGCCTCGAAATCTTTGATAAGCTTTTCAGCACCCATTTTTATTCTCCTTGAAATGTCTTTTACAAATTGGGAGGGGAAACTAAGGTCCCCTCCCTTTCTAAATAAACGTTATATAGTTCTTATGATTTAAGAGAGTACCACACCCCAACCGATATTAGCTAGAATCATTCCGATGATTGCTGCAGCTACAAGGTAGTAGGTCAGAGGGATAAGAGTTTTACGGATAATTTCACCTTCACGGTCCATGAGTCCAACAACTGCTGCTGCTGCAACAACGTTATGAACAGTGATCATGTTACCAGCTGCTCCACCGACTGCCTGTAGTGCCACGATGATGGACTGAGGTACGTCGATCTGGGAAGCAACACCGAACTGGAAGAGAGAGAACATCATGTTGGATACAGTATTTGATCCAGCGATGAATGCGCCCATTGCTCCAATAACTGCTGCAAGTCCGGTCCATGCTGAACCAGCAATCTGAGCAACACCGTTTGCAAGTTCCATTGGCATTGCAAGCAAGCCAGATTCGTTGAACTTTGCGCCGGAGTTAATGAATACGCGAACCATAGGGATTGCGAATCCAAGAGCGAAAGAAGCCTGAATTGTTGTCTTCAAGGACTGACCAGCTGCTGACTTAAGGTCAGAGAACTTCATTCTCTGAATGAAGAATGCGCAGGCGATAGCAAGTACGAAGATAAATCCAGGAACATACAAAGGCTTGATTACGTATCCAAGGCCAGTTCCGAAAACATCGGTAACCGGGATAGTTACGGATACGAGAAGACCCTTGATCCATGCAACCTTACGAGAAAGTACGAGGAAGAGACCGACGAGGACGTAGGGCATCCAAGCCTTAGCAAGAGTCATATGTGCAGGAGCTGCAGCAAACTTAGGTTCCCATGTACCCATCCAGTGCTTAGGCCATTCTTCACGTGGAGCGAAGTCCCATGCAACTTTAGGAGTAAGGAAGTTATTCTTAGCAGCAGTAACTACTAGAGCAAGACCAACAAGACCACCAACAATTGATGGGAATTCAGGTCCGAGGAACCATGCAGTAAGTACGTAAGGAACTGTTACTGCAAGACCAGCAAAGATTGTGAAAGGAAGAATTTCGAGACCTTTCTTGATAGACTTTTCCTTACCGAAGAAACGAGTAAGAATTACTGCAAGGAAGGTAGGAATCATGATCCCGATAATACCGTGAATGAGAGCTACGTTACGACCGATTTCGAAAATGTAGTCCATGAATGCAA from Maridesulfovibrio frigidus DSM 17176 includes the following:
- a CDS encoding methyl-accepting chemotaxis protein, whose protein sequence is MIKNLSIGGRFILLLVTMFLFLLLSGSMFMMQNQEIADYGVNQVQKVMLADQKAKIKVATKTIALSLGEDLKDVPGLDNKIKFIRKSVDKIRFEDDKSGYFFVYKGTTNVALPPKKSLQGKDLKGAKDKNGVYFVQELDRAANAGGGFVSYVYDKPGKGIQPKLGYALLIPGTDMWIGTGVYIDNIDVEADRISSAMISTAKSGTIKIVMIVGAILLFLIIPLCIFMVRSITSPLQDSTDAATKVASGDLTVQLDPQGKNEISTLQNALNDMVVTLSSNLENIKIKGAEAEEQTRVAKLAAEEANEARMQAEGAKREGMHMAADKLESVLKNIVEISKNVEESTDQIMIGSDFQKQRITETATAMEEMNATVLEVARNATETNQDTEDTKDKATEGQQVVLGTIESMVRIQTQTNELEELMGKLSTQSIDIGKVIGVINDIADQTNLLALNAAIEAARAGEAGRGFAVVADEVRKLAEKTIGATDEVEKSIALIQSLAKQNISGMQIAVKAISEATRHSRSSGEVLAEIVELAGNAAGQVQSIATAAEEQSATSEEINRSIGEIDSMTEDNARSSMRAAEGAKDLSGEVDALVSLVEELRT
- the ldhH gene encoding L-lactate dehydrogenase (quinone) large subunit LdhH; the encoded protein is MQDAKSFKEYKTQVREALGDDFLRTAMDNFAIAYRASRANAFKEIDDKALIKDIAEAKACSTANMDELYAQFKEEAEKNGAVVHLAADAQEANEIIARIAKDENCTKIVKSKSMTAEETLLNHHLEAENLEVVETDLGEWIIQLRHEGPSHMVMPAIHLSRHQVSDTFTDATGKKQDADIQKLVKVARRELRQKFTEADMGVSGCNFAIAETGTIGIVTNEGNARLVTTLPRVHVALMGLDKLTPKLHDALRVLRALPRNATGQAITSYVTWITGSNECAVAEDDRKKVHFVFLDNGRRALAKDPVFAQVLQCVRCGACANVCPVYRMVGGHKMGHIYIGAIGLILTYFFHGTDKAKNLVQNCINCGACKEICAGGIDLPGLIKEIHARIQDEEGHPLSSALLGKMMKNRKLFHKFLRIAKYAQKPVAGNDGFLRHLPMIFAPDHDFRSLPVVAEVPFRDMWAKVKPAKTANPKYKVAIFSGCVQDFVYPEQSVATVESMRGKGVELEYPMDQSCCGLPLQMMGEKVAGRDVAIQNMEAFENSDCEYILTMCASCASHLKHNYPKMLGHDPKYAIRVQEFADKVIDYSSFMNDVVGIYEADFRQTKGDKVTYHAPCHLCRGLDVKAAPRELMVKAGLEYIECAEEEVCCGFGGTYSVKFPKISEQLLSKKMHNVEETRAEVLLTDCPGCVMQLRGGANKNGLDIEVKHVAELIAERRK
- a CDS encoding acetate kinase; this translates as MKILVINAGSSSIKYQLLDAKDGCALASGIVERIGDDMGSLTHKGFIGSANEYKEKMECPFPTHREGMHEVVKLLVDPEKGVIKDHSEISGIGHRIVHGGERFYAPVEIDEDVLQGIRDVIPLAPLHNPGHVIGIEVAMELFPGVRQVAVFDTSFHQTMEPKAYQFGVPYELYEEFGIRRYGFHGTSHKFVAREAAKYLGKPMEECNLVTVHLGNGASLCAIKNGKCYDTSMGLTPLGGIIMGTRCGDIDPAIIGFICDKKGMSVSEVEHMLTHDSGLKGICGSNDLRDIHTRIEEGDERAVLALEMATHRVRQFIGSYFFELGRVDAVIFTAGIGENDPEYRAKTCADLENFGIVMDKDKNWNWDRTPSAISADESPVKVLVIATNEELEIANDTVAVLGL
- the pta gene encoding phosphate acetyltransferase, which encodes MSNNLYITATEEKSGKSAIALGIMQLLLRDIQHVAIFRPIINDNQTGSRDHDINLIMSYFNLGIEYEDTYAYTLKEARELINGGKHSLLLENILNKYSQLEEKYDFVLCEGTDFQGKDQNFEFDINAEIAANLGCPVLLVANGRGKTNEDIIASTQLVIDALEDKGVDTVAAIINRITAPESEMAEILSSIKCKARCAQDLLVYAIEEDESLGNPSMNDVRNWLAASVLYGHGRLDTLVDDYVIAAMRIGNFLEYIESGSLIITPGDRSDIILSSLASRLSTSFPDISGILLTGGLQPSSSVHRLIEGWTGVPIPILSVDTNTYRTTQVLSELYGRIDPHDQRKTASALGTFESHVNTNELRQRLISTKSVKVTPKMFEYKLVQKAKAHKQCIVLPEGTAERVLRAADMLTRRGVANIVLLGKADKVGAKISSLGLEMHDVRILDPESSPQFEDYCNTYFKLREHKGIRMSDARDRMLDPTYFGSMMVYMGDADGMVSGSVTTTAQTIRPAFEFIKTKPGASIVSSVFLMCLKDRVLVFGDCAVNPNPNAEQLAEIALSSAATAKIFGVEPRVALLSYSTGQSGKGADVEKVKEAVRIAKERNPDLLIEGPLQYDAAIDPSVAKTKLPDSEVAGRATVFIFPDLNTGNNTYKAVQRSAEQSVAIGPVLQGLNKPVNDLSRGCTVPDIVNTVAITAVQAQAEKGLI
- a CDS encoding Dabb family protein, producing MIKHIVMWTLKDEAAGGTAAENGLKMKEMLENLSGKIEGLKHIEVSVDTFGAIPDCSVVLYSEFETTQDLDFYQTHPLHQECGSFIKQVAASRSAVDYVI
- a CDS encoding lactate utilization protein — its product is MTVKSENVKLFTEKAELVSAVVSEVSSLAEAYQYTIDLCGKKEACKLLVSGCEEALSDKADALCETKFGKTIAAPALNKKQFSALEKQCVENGFQLLKDGLRKHLGGIDIGFTFADHGIAETGTIVLNSRSEELRIATMISEVHVAVLPKSKIVADSYALESYMEECMRSCDYTAFITGPSRTADIERVLAIGVHGPLELHILLLEDK